The genomic window TTTCTGGAGAGGAGTTACAGGATAAAAACATTGGAGATCTGATTTATGTTGAAGATCGGAAACGGGTAGAAGAACTTCACTTTCAACGGGTACAGGGCTTAAAGGACCAAATCACTGAAGAATTCCGTATTGTACGCCAGGACGGAAGCCTTCGCTGGCTGGAATCCAAGGGCATACAGATTACCTGGAACGGAAGCCCCGCTTCCCTGAATTTCTTAACGGATATCACCGAGCGAAAGGAAACGGAGAAAAATATTCTGCACCTTAGCTATCATGACCAACTAACCGGGATTTATAACCGTCGCTTTTTCGAAGAGGAACTGAAGCGCTTAGACAATCCTCGAAATCTGCCCCTGTCCATTGTGATTGTGGATGTTAACGGATTGAAACTCTTTAATGATGGATTCGGTCACGAGGCCGGGGACCGGCTAATTATCACCGTGGCTCAACTTCTGGATGGAGAGAGTCGTGGCAATGATGTGACCGCCCGTATAGGGGGAGATGAATTTGTGGTGATGATGCCCAATACAGATCAGACCCAGTTAAAAGCCTTTCAAAAACGTTTTGAGCAACAATTGGCCAAGAAAAACCTTTCGGGAATTCCTATTTCCGTATCTATGGGGTATGCAACAAAATTTGAACAGGAGATGAGTGTTCAGGACATATTTAAGCGGGCAGAAGAGCGGATGTATCGAAGAAAAACCGAGGACAGCTCGAAATACAAACGTAAAACCCTGGGTCGTATTATGGAATCGGTTTTTGATATGATTCCCTGGGAAAAACGTCATGGGGAAAACACGGCAAAGCTGGCCAAGCTATTCGGAGAAGTCATGGATTATAGCGATAAGGAGCAGGAAAATTTAAAATTGGCGGGGTACTACCATGATATCGGGAAAATCGGTGTGGACCGGAAAATTTTAATAAAAAACACAATGTTGGAGCCTGAGGAGATGCGGGTTGTGGAAAGGCATCCGGAGGTGGGCTATCAGCTTTTAAATACCACCAATGAAACCCTAGCCATTGCGGAAATGGTGTTGTATCACGATGAAAAGAGGGACGGCACCGGCTATCCCCAGGGGCTGAAAGAAGAAGAAATTCCCAAAGGGGCTCGGATTCTTTCCATTGTGGAGGTTTATGAAAATCTTATCCATGACCGGCCTTACCAAAAGGCCTTAAATCCTCAGGAAGCAAAAGCCATTATGGTATCGGAAAAGGGTAAGGCCTTCGATCCGGAACTGGTGGACATCTTTATTGAAGAAGTGGAAAAGATCACTTGACCTTGTCAAAAGTCCCGATGATTTTTTAATTGAATATTATTCTCATTATATGTTTGCGATAATCTCTTTCGGGTATCTAACATACTAGGTTGGTTATCACCGGATCTATTCCGGTAAAATAAAATGAATAAACAAAAAAAGAAGGAGGAATATCAATGAGAGTAGTAATACCGTTTTATTCTTTGTACGGACACATTTACAAAATGGCCCAGGCGGTGAAAGAAGGGGTGGAACAAGTTGAAGGCGCAGAAGGGATAATCATGCGGGTGCCGGAAACTCTACCCGATGAAGTGATTGAAAAAATGGGAGCCATGGAAGCTCAGAAGAGTTTTCGAACCCTGCCGGTGGCAACACCCGATGATTTGGCTAATGCCGATGCCATTATCTTCGGAACCCCCACACGTTTTGGAAATATGATCGGACAAATGCGACAGTTCCTGGATTCCACCGGAGGCCTTTGGGCGGAAGGTAAATTAGTCGGGAAAGTCGGCGGTGTATTTACCAGTACCGCAACCCAACACGGTGGTCAGGAATCTACCATCCTTAGTACTCATACCACCATGCTTCATCAAGGTATGATTATAGCTGGCCTTCCCTATACGTTCCAGGGTCAAACCACCCTTGAAGAAATCAGCGGAGGCTCTCCCTATGGCGCATCCACCATCGCCGATGGCGACGGATCCCGTATGCCTTCAAAAAATGAACTGGAGGGCGCTCGGTATCAAGGCCGCTATATCGCAGGCATTGCAAAAAAACTTAAAGGATAGAAGATAAATAGCACTAAAAGGAAAAAAGTGTACCAAGGGGTCGGACCCTCTGGTACACTTTTTTACATTAAGTTAGTAAGACATTTTTGAAGAGTTATTCTATTAGCCGGTGGGGCTCGGAGCCCTGAAAACGAAAGGGAAGATCCTCGGGAATCTGAATCCAATTAATGGTCCCCACATTAAGGGTGGGAACCTGACTACCTCCGAAACGATCGCTGTGAATGTTTTCATCAAATTGGAAGGCAAAGGGCGGAGGGGTAAGGGTAAATAGGTTGATTTCTGAACGATTGAGAACGGCCTTTAGACGGCCGTCGTCCTGCCTCCAATCATCAAGGGTCCAGGTTCAGGGTTCAAACCCTTGGGTTACCTCATAACCCTGAATAAAAGCTCTTTGTTGAAACTGGGTTATGACAACGGCTTCTACTTCATCGCTTCGTTCTACGATCATAGTATATCCATATTCTCTGTCGTACCACCCGTCGACATTCAACCCGCTAGTGGAAATCACAAAAGGGTCTTCCTCTGAAAAATTCTCTGTGGGAATACCAAATACCGTTTCCTTAAGAATAGATAAATAATCGTCGTTTTTTAGATCCTGCAAGTTATAGTTTTCGTAGTCTTCAAGAATGTCCTGATAATAAAAATCCGGAGTTTCCGTAATCCCGTCATCTTCATTTACAGGATCCGTGGCAAAGGCGGCAAGGAAAGGAGAGAGAAGAAGAATGACCCCATAAACTCCCATTAACTGAAGGGAAAGCTTAGTAGAAATTTTCTTTCCGAAAAAGCGACCGAGAAAGACTATCAAGACAAGTAAAAGAATAAACGCAAAGGGTAAAATTGCATACATTATTTATTCACCTCCAGATTTTTAATCCCCAGCCAAATGAGGCCATAAAGGGCGCCAATGCTTCCGATGATTTTTATGAGCCAGAGAATGATACGGGATTCCTGAGCGTAAAACTGTATCACCCCTGCAATTCCAATATTAAAGTCGGGACCGATGAAACGGACTCCCAGGAGGCTCCCTACGATCAACAGAAGAATAAAACCGATACTACTGATGACAAAGAAGGATTGGTAACGAATTCTTAGGATTCCTAGAAAGTAAGCTGCTGCCCCAAAAAGCAGCGAGTAAAAGGTAGTGGTGATAAATAGGGATAGATAATGGAGGACGGTCATAGAATCATAGGTTGTGCCCAGGCTTGCATTTCCAAGGGCTAAACCTCCTAGAAGCTGAAGCATAGGGCCTGAAAAGACCATGGTTATTCCAATGATTACTGCATAGATCTCCAGTACCGCGATATCGGAAAAATAGGCGGTGAAGTTATTTGAGACCATATAATATTCCCGTCGTTTCTCCCCGGAAAAGCCGAAAGCCTGGATAACAATCCAAAGGACACTCATGATAAAAAGGGGAATGGGACTGATATGACGGATGCTGAGCATAAAATGTTGATCACCTATTCCTGTCATGCTACTGGAAAAAGAAAATAGATATCCCAAGGCTTGTAGGGCAATCAATTGAAAAAAGGCAAAGGAATTATGATAGAGCTTGTCTTTAAATTGTTCAAAAGCTACAGACATTTGGGAGTCCTTATGAATGATAGAGTTCATCGATACCCCCTCCTTTCCGTTGGGTTAGATACACGAAGGCATCTTCAGGACTGATCCCTTTCACAGTTAGGTTATTCATCTCATCTTCTTCTAAACTGAGGGATTCCAGGTCTTTGCTTTCTACGATGATGCGACGAATTCCTTCGCCGAAATCCTTGCGGTCGTAGATCTTTATATTTTTTTCCAGAGATTCAATCAGCTCAGGCGGCCCCTGAACTCCCTTTAGAAAAGTTTGGAATTCTTCCACATTGTCATGTTTTAACACCTTACCTTCGTGAATAAAGAGAATACTATCCAGTAATTCCTCCATTTCTCCAAGGTAATGGCTGGAGATCAGGATAATCCGGGGAACTTTGATGTAGTCTTTTAAGATCAGCTCGTATAGTTCTTTACGAACACCGGGGTCCATACCTGTAGTAGGCTCATCTAATAAAGTTAGAGGAGCCCTTGCGGATAGGGCTAGAATCAGTCGGAAGGTGCTTTTCATTCCTTTGGAAAGGTCACTGTATTTCTTTTTATCCGAAAGATGGAAATACTCAGTCATTTTTATAGCCAAACTTTGATCAAAATTCTGATAAAATCGTCTGTAGGACTCCATTAGTTCATATAGCGAGGCAGTTGTGTAAAAAGCCATCCCTTCCTCGATCAGCATCACATTTTGGGCTGCAACTATGTTTTGGAAGGCCGGCTCCTCTAATACATAGGCTTCGCCCCTTGTAGGTTTTAAAAATCCTGCTAAAGACTTGAATAACGTGGTTTTTCCTGCGCCGTTCACCCCGATTACTCCGGTAAGGGTGGGTTCCAAAATCTCAAAACTGCAACCGTTCAGTGCCTGGGTACCATTAAAATACTTCGTCAGTTCTTCGCATCGGATCATTATTGATCATCCCCCTTTGTAGATTCTCTTTGTAGATTATTTTGATAATTATTTTCCGTTTTATTATTCGAAGATTTTTGCATCTCTTTTTTTAGCATATTCATCAGTTCCTCTTCCGAAACATCCAAGAGTTTAGCCTCTGCCACCAATTCCCGGATCTGCTCGGTCAGCACTATATTTTTATGTTCTTTTTTTAAAATTTTCAAGGCATCATGGGATACAAACATCCCCAGGCCCCTTTTCTTATAGACAATGCCCTTTTCTACCAATAGGTTGAGCCCTTTTAAAGCCGTTGCCGGATTTATTTTGAAAATCTCCGAGAGTTTGTATTGAGAATAAATTTTTTCTTCGGGTTTTACCCGCTTTGAAAGAATTTCATTTTCCAACCAATCTCCTATTTGAATATAAATCGGTTCAGAACCTTCTAACTCCTTCATAAATCGTCATCCCCCTTTCCCGATGATGGCATTTTGATGGAATATTAATCTGGCATTACTAAGTTAGTGTTGTAACTTAGTATATTTCTTGGAGAAGCTTTTGTCAAGTAAAAAGTGACAGCGGGACGGAGTAACTGTCATCTAAGACAGCGCTAAAAAAATCCATTGTTATGACATAAATACTGTTGTAATGCACAGGAATGGCAAATGGTAAAATTGTCCTTTCGGCGTTAAAAGAGTCAACCTTTTGGTTGGTTTTTTCATTTGCATTTGCAGGGGACTAGAGAGATCGTACTGGTTAAAGGGGATAGACTTGACGCAGGGTAAAAGCCTGTATATTATAAAAGTAATGTAATGAATCTTCAACGTTAAAACAGCGGGTATTCTTACTGTTAAGACAAAACAAATAAAAAACAATAATCAACAAACTCTAAAAGCAAATAATGATTTAGAAGATAGCATTAAGGAGTGGATCTTATGTACCGAATAGCTATTGTTGAAGACGATCCCATGGTAGCGAAAATTCATGAACAGTTCCTTAGTTCCTTTGAAGACCTGCAACTGGTGGAAATTCTTTCAAAGGGCAGGGAAGCCAAGGATTGGTTGCTCAAAAATGATGTGGATCTGATTATATTGGATCTGTTTATTCCGGAAATGAAGGGATTGGATGTATTATTGGCTCTTAGGCAGTCAAAAAAGGAAGTGGATGTGATTGTGGTCAGTGCCGCTAAGGAAAAAGCCACCATTGAAGAGGCCCGGCATCTTGGGGTTTATGACTATTTGATCAAACCCTTTAGTTTTAATCGACTTGCCGTGTCCTTAGAAGCCTATATGGATCGTAAAAAACAGCTGGAAAAAGAGGAAATTCTCACTCAAAAGCAACTGGATCAAATGTTTTGTTTTAACACCGGCATCCCAGCCCATAAGGATCCGACAAAAAATAATGAGGGAAGTTTTACCAATACGGGAAGCAAAGAAAAAGCTTCTTTACCAAAAGCAATTCTTAAAGTGGAAGATACTAAAGGGATCCAAAAAGAAACCCTGCATTACATTGCTGAGTATTTAATGCTTTTAAAGGAAGGGAAATCCGCCGGGGAGTTAGCGGAGCATTTGGAATTGGGAAGGGTTACGATTCGCCGTTACTTGGAGTTTCTGTATGAACAGGGGCTGGTTTCCATGAGTATCGAGTACGGCAGTGTGGGACGACCGAAGTACTTGTACCGCTGGAAAAACCTTGAACAATATGAACAAAATAAACTATAATGACAAAACATTAACAAAACCTCCTGCCGAATGGTATACTTGGTTTGTGAAACATCAAACAAATTTAAGGAGGATGACTAGTAATGAAATTAATGAAAAAAATCGCATTATTACTGATCTTTTTCATGTTGGTGACGGCCTTTGTTGCCTGTAACGGAACCACCGATGAGGAGGCGCCGGAAGAGGAAAACGGAGCGGTTGACACGGAAAATGGAGAAGATGAAGAAGCCGCTGCGGAGGATCGGGAGACCGACGTAGTAATCATAGGAGCCGGCGGCGCAGGGCTTGCAGCAGCTATAGAAGCCCGAGAAGCGGGGAATGAAGTAGTAATCGTTGAAAAAATGAGTTTTGTAGGAGGAAACACACTGCGGGCAACCGGAGGTCTGAATGCAGCGGGAACTTCTCCTCAGGAAGACTTGGATATTGACGACAGTTGGGAAACCCATTATGAAGATACTATGACCGGAGGACAGGACAAAAACGACCCTGAGCTCGTAGAAATTTTAACGAAAAATGCTCCGGATGCTGTAGAGTGGTTAATCGGAATGGGAGCCGATCTGAGTGACGTTGGCCGACTGGGAGGGTCCAGTGAAAACCGAACCCACCGACCCACCGGTGGAGCCGCTGTGGGTCCTCATTTGGTAGAAGTTCTCAGAACCAATGCGGAGGATGAAGGTGTAGAAATTTTAACCAAAACCGAAGCTATTGAGATTTTAGAAGAGGACGGAAAGGCCAGTGGAGTTGTTGTGCAAAACGGAGAAGATGAATATATGATTTCTGCTAAGGCAGTAGTTGTGGCAACCGGAGGATTTGGATCAAACACCACCATGATCACGGATTACGACGAAGATTTAGAAGGGTTTGGAACGACCAATCATCCTGGAGCCGAGGGAGACGGGATTACCATGGCGCAAGACATCGGTGCGGCTTTAATCGATATGGAAGAAATCCAAACCCACCCGACGGTAAATCCTGAAGAGAACTATATGATTACCGAAGCGGTTCGAGGAAACGGTGCAATCCTGGTAAACCTTGAAGGGGAGCGGTTTGTCAACGAACTGGATACCCGTGATGTAGTATCGGAAGCAACCTTAGAGCAAACCGAGGGTTATTCTTACCTGATCTTCGATCATGATCTGCGAGAATCCTTAAGTGCCATCGAAAGTTATGTAGACCGCGGATTGGTTATCGAAGGGGAAACTTTAGAAGAATTAGCAGAGGAACTAGACATGGATGCTGAAGCGTTGGAAGACACCGTAACAAATTACAATGGTTTTGTAGAGTCAGAAGAGGACGCAGATTTCGGTAGAGAAGATCTCGAGACTACATTAGATCAAGGTCCTTACTACGCAATTGCAGTAGGTCCCGCAGTACACCATACCATGGGCGGGCTTCAAATTAACGAACGAGGACAAGTATTGAATGAAGAGGGAGACACGATAGAAGGTCTTTATGCCGCAGGAGAGACCGTTGGAGGGATCCACGGAGCTAACCGTCTAGGCGGAAATGCTCTTGCAGACCTTATGGTATTTGGTCGGCTTGCAGGACAATCCATCGGAGAAGATTTATAAAATAATATTTCAGAGTTAAAAATGGGAAGAAGAATTTTAGAAAACCAATGAAGGAATCTTCATTGGTTTTCTGTACATAAAGATCTTTTGTAATAATGGATTTTTTAAGGGAAATAGGGTAAAGTAAAGCTAGTGTTGGAAAAAATTACTTGAAAGCATGAATAGAAAAGATCCGAGTCCTGGAAAAAATAAGAAAGAATCGAAAAGAATAAAAAAAGGATGGCTGAGCAAAGGCTAGGATAAATTGTAAAACAGCTAATAATTTAGTAAATAAAGGGGTAGGTGGAATGAGAATTAAACTCCAGCAAAAAATTATAATTATCGCATTGATTACCACTTTGATTGCTCTGGGAGTATCGGGCTTAATTTCCCGAAACATTGCAAGGGAAAAATTGGTGCAGGAGATCGAAACCTCAGTGATGAATAGTGCCAGGACCGTAGCTCAGATGGAGAGCATCATTGAAGGATTAAAAGAGGAGAACCCCCGCAGGGTTCAAGATCAGGTGTCCCGGGTGCTTCTATCCTCGGACAAGATTGAGTTTATTGTAGTTACCGACTTGGAGGGTCGCCGCTATTCTCACCCGAATCCCGAAGAGATCGGGCGGTATTTTCAAGGGGGAGATGAAACCCGAGTTTTAGAAACCGGGGAGGAATACACCTCTGAAGCTCAGGGAACTTTAGGGTTTTCTGTCCGGGGGTTTACGCCGATATATAACGAAAACCAGGAACGGATCGGCATGGTGGCCGTGGGAATATTAAGCGAAAACGTACAAAACATAAGGGGCGAACTTAATTACGGTACGGTGCTTTCCATTCTTATCGGAGCCATGATGGGGCTTTTTGCAGCCTTAATTTTGTCAAGAAATATTAAAAAGTCCCTGATGGGTTTGGAGCCTATGGAAATCAGCACCCTATATCAAAAGTATCAGGGTCTTTTGGACACCGTAAGTGAGGGAATAATATCCATTGATGATCAGGGCCGGATCAACTATATCAACCAAGAAGGCTATGAGATTCTTCCACTGGAAAATCCTGATATTCAGGGAAAATCCGTGGATGAGGTGTTCCCGGGAAATCCTCTTTCCCGTACGCTTCAGGGAAAAGGATCAGAAGAACATGTAACTTGCTTTTTTCATGGGAAGGAAATTATCATGAGCACAAAACTGATAGAACATAAAGGAAAACTTTTAGGCGCCATCGGAAGCTTCAAGGATAAAAAAGATATCACCCGCTTAGCCGAGGAACTCACTGGAGCCCGGATTCTTACCGATTCCCTGCGGGCTACCACCCATGAATTCTCCAACAAACTACAGGCGATCCTAGGTCTAATTCAACTGGGAAATATCGAAGAAGCCCAGAGTTACCTCCTAGAGACCCAGGGAAAAAATGAGAGTCTTTTACAAACCCTGGGGAAAAACATTGGGAATGCAAAAATCCAAGGACTGCTCCTGGGAAAAATCCATCGCTGCCAGGAAGAGGGTGTGCAGTTGTTGATTGATGAAAAATCCTTCGTTATGGATCCTGAAATCACCACAGGGGACCACCAGTGTGTGATGACCATTGTGGGGAACCTAGTGGATAATGCACTAGAGGCTTCGGTTGTTGGCGGTTTTACAAAGGAGAAATCAGAGATCCGAGGGCATAAATTCATTCGGCTGCTTATTCAAGAATCGGAAAAGAATATAATAATCGAAGTGGAAGACAACGGTCCCGGAATTTCCCATGAAGATGCTTCAAGAATTTTTGATAAGGGCTATAGTTCCAAGGGAGAGGATCGAGGCTTTGGTCTTCATATCGTAAAAAAATGTGTGGATTCTCATCAGGGCAGTCTGAGAATAGATACATCGGAGGGGGAAGGCACCACTTTTTACATCACCCTCTCCAAGGATGACACTGGGACGGAGTAAATTTATCTCCGGAAGCTTTTCCTTTGGATATCTTTCCTCCCCTTGCCTAATATAGAGAGCTATACATTCGAATTTTCGAGTGTACGGATCCATCTTATGGGAGTTGATGAGGGCCAATAGTAAGGATAAGATCAAAGACATTATGAACGATCATGTGATTAAAGTACTGACCAGCACAGACCAGCAGGAGGTAGCGAAAATTCTTCAAGAACTGGACCTATTAGCGGTACCTGTAGTGGATAAGGAAAACCATCTAATGGGGCTCGTCTCTTTTGATGATGCCATGGATATCCTGGAAGAAGAACTGACCGAGGATATTTATGATAAGGCAGGACTTGCAAGTATGAATAAAAAAGAATTCTCAAGGAGTGCGAAGTTGATTGACGGTTCCTTCTTTCAAATCTGGTCGGTTAGACTCCCCTTTTTAGTTATTACCTTAATCGGTGGAGTTACCACAGGATTGATTGCAAACATCTGGCAACCGGTGGAAGGGCTGGGAATTGACGTGGGACAGTCCCTGGGATTGACTATGACCATCGCAACAACCTTTGGATTTTTAATCCCCTTTATGCTGCAAAAGTTTAATATTGACCAGGCAGCAGGAGCCGACCCCATTATTACCACCATCAAGGATATCTCCGGACTGATCATTTACTTTTTCTTAGTATCCCATTTCTTAGGGCATTTGATGTAGGATCTTGAATTGAAATTGTATAAATTATTGGATTAAAACACCGCGCCAACCTTCGGGTTGGCATTTTTTAGGTTTTAAGGAAGTATAGAAGAAAAGACCAAGCGGCATTCTAGGAAAGAGGCATGTTTTCTAAAGCAAGTAGAAGGATAGGCAACTTTAAAAAACTTCGTATTAAAGGAAAAAGAAATATGATAGACAATAAGAATAAAATAAAACGGTTTCCTATAAATGTAAAATAGTGGAGATGACAAAAACTCCGTCAGGCTGCGTAAAAACGCTGATGTTATAATTATCAACAGCTATATATAGTTGAACATTAAATCATGGATTCAACATATAGTATATAAAATTTGTAACAAAACAGTTTTTACGCAACCTGCCGTCCCGCTGTCATTTTTTATAATAAAGCCTCTGGGATGACCCTGGGGCTCTTTTGAGCGAAGGTTATTTTTAGAGGATAAAAGCAAGCAACTGCTTAAAAAGAATCATGAACTTTAGAAAAACATGAAAGTTTAATGGATGAGCGAAGGAATAGATGGTAAAATGAGATAAGGATAAAAAAAAGATGACAAAAACACCGTCCCACTGTCATCTTTGTTAATAAATCCCACTAGGAGGCCATCCCGATGATAAGAGAAATAATTGAGTGGATCAAAACTATTGTAGTATCAATTCTTATAGCATTATTGATTACGACCTTTGTTAAACCCACCATGGTTCAGGGCCAATCCATGGAACCGACCCTATGGG from Isachenkonia alkalipeptolytica includes these protein-coding regions:
- a CDS encoding HD domain-containing phosphohydrolase gives rise to the protein MELSLKKSEEKYRLLFENAVEGIAVLQQGKIKIWNPMLQNMLKISGEELQDKNIGDLIYVEDRKRVEELHFQRVQGLKDQITEEFRIVRQDGSLRWLESKGIQITWNGSPASLNFLTDITERKETEKNILHLSYHDQLTGIYNRRFFEEELKRLDNPRNLPLSIVIVDVNGLKLFNDGFGHEAGDRLIITVAQLLDGESRGNDVTARIGGDEFVVMMPNTDQTQLKAFQKRFEQQLAKKNLSGIPISVSMGYATKFEQEMSVQDIFKRAEERMYRRKTEDSSKYKRKTLGRIMESVFDMIPWEKRHGENTAKLAKLFGEVMDYSDKEQENLKLAGYYHDIGKIGVDRKILIKNTMLEPEEMRVVERHPEVGYQLLNTTNETLAIAEMVLYHDEKRDGTGYPQGLKEEEIPKGARILSIVEVYENLIHDRPYQKALNPQEAKAIMVSEKGKAFDPELVDIFIEEVEKIT
- the wrbA gene encoding NAD(P)H:quinone oxidoreductase, encoding MRVVIPFYSLYGHIYKMAQAVKEGVEQVEGAEGIIMRVPETLPDEVIEKMGAMEAQKSFRTLPVATPDDLANADAIIFGTPTRFGNMIGQMRQFLDSTGGLWAEGKLVGKVGGVFTSTATQHGGQESTILSTHTTMLHQGMIIAGLPYTFQGQTTLEEISGGSPYGASTIADGDGSRMPSKNELEGARYQGRYIAGIAKKLKG
- a CDS encoding ABC transporter ATP-binding protein, yielding MIRCEELTKYFNGTQALNGCSFEILEPTLTGVIGVNGAGKTTLFKSLAGFLKPTRGEAYVLEEPAFQNIVAAQNVMLIEEGMAFYTTASLYELMESYRRFYQNFDQSLAIKMTEYFHLSDKKKYSDLSKGMKSTFRLILALSARAPLTLLDEPTTGMDPGVRKELYELILKDYIKVPRIILISSHYLGEMEELLDSILFIHEGKVLKHDNVEEFQTFLKGVQGPPELIESLEKNIKIYDRKDFGEGIRRIIVESKDLESLSLEEDEMNNLTVKGISPEDAFVYLTQRKGGGIDELYHS
- a CDS encoding GntR family transcriptional regulator, with the translated sequence MKELEGSEPIYIQIGDWLENEILSKRVKPEEKIYSQYKLSEIFKINPATALKGLNLLVEKGIVYKKRGLGMFVSHDALKILKKEHKNIVLTEQIRELVAEAKLLDVSEEELMNMLKKEMQKSSNNKTENNYQNNLQRESTKGDDQ
- a CDS encoding response regulator transcription factor — protein: MYRIAIVEDDPMVAKIHEQFLSSFEDLQLVEILSKGREAKDWLLKNDVDLIILDLFIPEMKGLDVLLALRQSKKEVDVIVVSAAKEKATIEEARHLGVYDYLIKPFSFNRLAVSLEAYMDRKKQLEKEEILTQKQLDQMFCFNTGIPAHKDPTKNNEGSFTNTGSKEKASLPKAILKVEDTKGIQKETLHYIAEYLMLLKEGKSAGELAEHLELGRVTIRRYLEFLYEQGLVSMSIEYGSVGRPKYLYRWKNLEQYEQNKL
- a CDS encoding flavocytochrome c: MKLMKKIALLLIFFMLVTAFVACNGTTDEEAPEEENGAVDTENGEDEEAAAEDRETDVVIIGAGGAGLAAAIEAREAGNEVVIVEKMSFVGGNTLRATGGLNAAGTSPQEDLDIDDSWETHYEDTMTGGQDKNDPELVEILTKNAPDAVEWLIGMGADLSDVGRLGGSSENRTHRPTGGAAVGPHLVEVLRTNAEDEGVEILTKTEAIEILEEDGKASGVVVQNGEDEYMISAKAVVVATGGFGSNTTMITDYDEDLEGFGTTNHPGAEGDGITMAQDIGAALIDMEEIQTHPTVNPEENYMITEAVRGNGAILVNLEGERFVNELDTRDVVSEATLEQTEGYSYLIFDHDLRESLSAIESYVDRGLVIEGETLEELAEELDMDAEALEDTVTNYNGFVESEEDADFGREDLETTLDQGPYYAIAVGPAVHHTMGGLQINERGQVLNEEGDTIEGLYAAGETVGGIHGANRLGGNALADLMVFGRLAGQSIGEDL
- a CDS encoding ATP-binding protein — encoded protein: MRIKLQQKIIIIALITTLIALGVSGLISRNIAREKLVQEIETSVMNSARTVAQMESIIEGLKEENPRRVQDQVSRVLLSSDKIEFIVVTDLEGRRYSHPNPEEIGRYFQGGDETRVLETGEEYTSEAQGTLGFSVRGFTPIYNENQERIGMVAVGILSENVQNIRGELNYGTVLSILIGAMMGLFAALILSRNIKKSLMGLEPMEISTLYQKYQGLLDTVSEGIISIDDQGRINYINQEGYEILPLENPDIQGKSVDEVFPGNPLSRTLQGKGSEEHVTCFFHGKEIIMSTKLIEHKGKLLGAIGSFKDKKDITRLAEELTGARILTDSLRATTHEFSNKLQAILGLIQLGNIEEAQSYLLETQGKNESLLQTLGKNIGNAKIQGLLLGKIHRCQEEGVQLLIDEKSFVMDPEITTGDHQCVMTIVGNLVDNALEASVVGGFTKEKSEIRGHKFIRLLIQESEKNIIIEVEDNGPGISHEDASRIFDKGYSSKGEDRGFGLHIVKKCVDSHQGSLRIDTSEGEGTTFYITLSKDDTGTE
- a CDS encoding magnesium transporter, yielding MRANSKDKIKDIMNDHVIKVLTSTDQQEVAKILQELDLLAVPVVDKENHLMGLVSFDDAMDILEEELTEDIYDKAGLASMNKKEFSRSAKLIDGSFFQIWSVRLPFLVITLIGGVTTGLIANIWQPVEGLGIDVGQSLGLTMTIATTFGFLIPFMLQKFNIDQAAGADPIITTIKDISGLIIYFFLVSHFLGHLM